Proteins co-encoded in one Prescottella sp. R16 genomic window:
- a CDS encoding FAD-binding oxidoreductase, whose translation MSRSGTAGSDRVLVIGAGPQGAATARHLAEAGCAVTIVGPEEPQTHVGHEGTWSGHYDQGRIAATDPLFVPTAVGLRAMARYADIEEASGISFTTVHPQLVLFADPETVGSEEVSESGRELDALLGNCRDFGTSGDVLDGGQVSERFPGLRIPAGQIGVCQDDAIIVNPRLLVRAELVLAETAGAKRVVDEVVSLASERDEVVARTASGAEFRADRAVVATGAATNAIGLLPRQMQTRVFGATMVLFEVEPAAVPNFPTLMYISDHFGGGIVIPPVQYPDGRWYIKCASGELMAHPLQTRDDIAAWASSGGTVSEVDYFRGLVPQFLPDVELGAAIVKPCLVGMNVDGNPYVDRVDDRTVVVTEGHRGVMMADELGRLAADLVRTGRWSDALPRELFRVHWH comes from the coding sequence ATGAGCAGGTCGGGGACGGCTGGGAGTGACCGTGTCCTGGTGATCGGGGCGGGACCGCAGGGTGCGGCGACCGCACGGCATCTCGCGGAGGCGGGGTGTGCGGTGACGATCGTGGGGCCGGAGGAGCCGCAGACGCACGTGGGTCACGAGGGCACCTGGTCGGGGCACTACGACCAGGGCCGGATCGCGGCCACCGATCCGCTGTTCGTGCCGACGGCCGTGGGGTTGCGGGCGATGGCACGGTACGCGGACATCGAGGAGGCGTCGGGGATTTCGTTCACGACGGTACATCCGCAGCTGGTGCTGTTCGCGGATCCGGAAACGGTTGGATCGGAAGAGGTCTCGGAGTCCGGCCGGGAACTGGACGCACTGCTGGGCAACTGTCGCGACTTCGGGACCTCGGGGGACGTCCTCGACGGTGGGCAGGTGAGCGAACGGTTCCCGGGACTGCGGATTCCCGCGGGACAGATCGGGGTGTGCCAGGACGACGCGATCATCGTCAACCCGCGACTGCTGGTGCGTGCGGAACTGGTGCTCGCCGAGACGGCGGGAGCGAAGCGGGTCGTCGACGAGGTCGTGTCGCTGGCGTCGGAGCGGGACGAGGTGGTGGCGCGCACGGCGTCCGGTGCGGAGTTCCGTGCGGACCGGGCGGTGGTCGCCACCGGTGCCGCCACCAATGCGATCGGCCTGCTGCCGCGGCAGATGCAGACCCGGGTGTTCGGTGCGACGATGGTGCTGTTCGAGGTGGAACCTGCTGCGGTACCGAATTTTCCGACGCTCATGTACATTTCCGACCACTTCGGTGGCGGCATCGTGATCCCGCCCGTGCAGTACCCGGACGGCCGGTGGTACATCAAGTGCGCCAGCGGTGAGCTGATGGCGCACCCATTGCAGACGCGGGACGACATCGCGGCCTGGGCGTCGTCGGGCGGCACCGTGAGCGAGGTCGACTACTTCCGCGGGCTGGTGCCGCAGTTCCTCCCGGACGTGGAACTCGGTGCGGCGATCGTCAAACCGTGCCTGGTCGGCATGAACGTCGACGGCAACCCGTACGTCGACCGGGTCGACGACCGGACCGTCGTCGTCACCGAAGGGCACCGCGGGGTGATGATGGCCGACGAGCTCGGCCGGTTGGCCGCCGACCTGGTCCGTACGGGCCGGTGGTCGGATGCGTTGCCGCGGGAACTGTTCCGCGTGCACTGGCACTGA
- a CDS encoding TetR/AcrR family transcriptional regulator: protein MTTRVPTEDPKMLVAQAACDLVAEGGLENATLRKVAARLGTTTGYISHYFAGKEELLEAALTAALEEVSGKVARRTASATLDEWLEMIEQALPHDAESQRFWRVLVAFHAFSLNSSRLQTVLQSYAADGERRMAEMLETTLPDDVPVEDVQSLARAVWVLVDGIGTTAVTNPGALSREQQSVVIRASVDALIDRTVNRKVE, encoded by the coding sequence ATGACGACACGGGTACCGACCGAGGATCCGAAGATGCTGGTGGCGCAGGCCGCGTGTGATCTGGTCGCCGAGGGCGGCCTGGAGAACGCGACGCTGCGGAAGGTCGCGGCCCGGCTCGGGACCACCACCGGTTACATCTCGCACTACTTCGCCGGCAAGGAGGAGCTGCTCGAGGCGGCGTTGACGGCGGCGCTCGAGGAGGTGTCGGGGAAGGTCGCCCGTCGCACGGCGTCGGCGACGCTCGACGAGTGGCTGGAGATGATCGAGCAGGCGTTGCCGCACGACGCGGAGTCGCAGCGGTTCTGGCGGGTACTGGTGGCGTTCCATGCGTTCAGCCTGAACAGCAGCAGGCTTCAGACGGTGCTGCAGAGCTATGCCGCCGACGGTGAGCGGCGCATGGCCGAGATGTTGGAAACCACTCTGCCCGATGATGTTCCGGTGGAAGACGTGCAGAGTTTGGCCCGCGCGGTGTGGGTGCTCGTCGACGGTATCGGTACGACGGCGGTGACCAATCCCGGTGCACTGTCGCGAGAACAACAGTCCGTCGTGATCCGGGCGTCGGTGGACGCGTTGATCGACCGGACGGTGAACAGAAAGGTGGAGTGA